The Terriglobia bacterium genome includes a window with the following:
- a CDS encoding sulfonate ABC transporter permease — GRAWKALIGPGIFGSWVTGAITASGGAWNASIVSELVSWGNTTLKANGLGAYISEATARGDWPRIVLGVALMSVFVVGLNRLVWKPLYDLAGSKYQLG, encoded by the coding sequence GTGGCCGCGCGTGGAAGGCCCTGATTGGACCAGGCATTTTCGGATCGTGGGTCACCGGAGCGATCACAGCGTCCGGCGGCGCCTGGAATGCCAGTATCGTTTCCGAGCTTGTCTCCTGGGGCAATACGACTTTGAAGGCCAACGGACTTGGCGCCTACATTTCCGAAGCAACAGCCAGAGGCGACTGGCCCAGAATCGTTCTGGGCGTGGCGCTCATGAGCGTATTCGTGGTCGGGTTGAACCGGCTGGTCTGGAAGCCCTTGTACGACCTGGCCGGAAGTAAATATCAGCTCGGCTGA